The Brettanomyces bruxellensis chromosome 8, complete sequence genome segment TCGCGGAAGGATATCACACATTAAAAGAGATGCGATAAATGCGAGAAACGACAATTCGTGTCCAGTTCCAAAATCTAAACGTTCTCGAGATCCAAATGAACCGAGAAAGTAATATTTAAGCTCGGTTTCAAAGTTATACGATGTATCTCCATCATTATTGGAAGCATAGTCATCCTTCAAGTACCATTTTCCTAATTCCTTACGAATCCAGTTATCTATCCTTGAATTCAGCTTATCATGTAGATCTCTGCAGGCCATATTTCCATACCTCCGTGGTCCTTTAAACGGAGGCGTTTCCGCTATCAATGCATCCAGTCTCTTCAATAATCGTAATACAACTTTCACAGGCTCAGACAGCTTATTaaaatcaaattcttgAGCTTCCTTATTCGGTAGCACTGCAGAGTTTGGATGGGTTCTGGGAGTCTTTTTATGATTCGATAATGCAACTCCAGGATGATAAGCATTCTCAAATTCTACCTGCCTATCATCTAAAACACCGGGTGGAACATCTGTAAGGCTGATTTTCTCGCAAATTAATGAAAGCGCACCACTTATGCGATCAATCGCAATCGATTTTTTAAATAGTTCCACCTCTTTAGGACCATATATTCGCTTGCACGGAGGAAGCCATTTAAGTTTCGCATCGGTTAGATCAATATGTACAAATTCTGGTTGCATTCTTCAGCGTAGCACCAACTTCTATTTCAAATCGCCGATAACCTTTTTGGTGGGGCTAATTTCCATCCTTACTTAGTATTGCCTTTTTTCGCTTCCTCTTCGGttcacctttttttctactATTGTCTCAGAGTTAAAGGTAATgccaaaattttttggtggtaatttatttttgggcgctatttttttttactttttttttactcttctGGAGTGCTAGATCTTTATGTCAACACAGTTCTTCAAGAACATCTAAAGCTAGTAAGGTACTTTATTGCATTATTTGTGACCATTCGTATTGATACATTGCCTTTGAGATATATTTCATGGTAATTTTAAAATGCGACTTCACTTTTCCACCACACCATTCCAGTCTCTTTACGCGGCAattcaaaatgaaaattatgaTGCCCAAATCACCTACATGaatttattgaaagatGATCTTCTTAATGTCTTGGTTCATCCAGAAAAGAACCCCACTTCAAGAAAGAGCGTTGAGTCTGGAAAGGCTGTTTTCACTGATGGGTCACAATTTGAGTTAAACGATCAGTTCAAAGCTACTGCACTTAAGTTATCGGATAGGCTTAATTTAGACGAGCTTATTGCTGCAGAAACCTTGTTTTATGCCTCTAAAGATGAGTCTGGAAGGCTCGGGATGCAGTTTCTTGATCTAGGACTTGCAGCCTATCATACACGTCGtctttatattttgcaaATAGTTTCCTATTACGTTTGTCGTGGTATAATAGTGTGCGATAACGGAGAATTAGAGTGCACTATCAGTAAAAGCTTGGATGATGCCAGCTCACATTTtcgaaaaataatatctgTTCAATCTCCGAAATTACTGGATTCATTCATACAAATAGAAAACGAGCTTAGAGCTACTTCACAGTTTGTTGAACGGTCAAAACTTCTTGGGACATATTATCTTGGTGGACCAATTGCTCATGGAGTCGAATACTGTCGTGGATCACTTTATCGACAATATCAACTTCTTGGAGAAATATATTGGGGTATTACTGGGATTCAAGACTGCAAGTCAGATAATGGCCACGATGGCCAAAGTTTCAATTCTTCGAGTTTTGTTTGCTTctccaaatttttcaaccaTTTGCTGTCAATGAAAATCGAGGATATATTTTCGTTATGTATTTTGCCAGGAGTACTGAGACACATAACTTGTTTGGAAAATTGGCAGGATGCGGACATAGCAACGTTTCATGCAATTGTTATAAAAGATACCTTAGACACTACGAAATTGGCTTCCTCACCTTTAAaagcttttatttttacacACTTCTTGTCTCATTTCATACCCTGGTGCAAAAAATCTTCTTCtagaagtaaaaaatatCCATTTGAAAAATCTGTTGCCATACCATTACGCAATTGCATTTCAATTGGGGGTGCACTGGAGTATATTATGAACGTTTGCGCTGAGACTAGGGTTCGTGACCCTTCTTTCAGACTTTTTTATGATTTTAGAGCTCTTTTACAACGTCATGTGCCTCGATTAGtgcctcttcttttggaagaTGAGCAGGACCCCAGTTCATCAACTGGGAATGGAAAGGGTAATTCAAGTAATTCCGTATTATCAAATTTTGCTAACACAACTGCGACAGGCAATATGAATATTACTACTGAGCCATTCAATACTCAAGGACATTCCATTAGAGAAAAGgagttattttttttgtaccGCAAAAATCATCTTTCATTGCGGACATCCGAATTCCTTGCCCCAGTTTTCGCTGAATTTGCCTTGTCATTCATCGAAAATTCTGCCTTCATCCTGACAGAAATGCGAGACATGGAGGAGGATCTTTTACTATCATCCGACCATCCGGATTTGGACTCGATGGCCGACAGTGCTGATTTAGAAAGATTCTATATGACAGTGTATTATATCTTCAATGGTCGACCAGAATTGGGCTCTGTCTTTTGGCAGCACGCCAGCGATGGTAATATTAGTTCAGCATATGGCTTTCTTCAGTGGGGATCCCATTGTAATAGTCCACTGATTGTCTCGGTATTCTGCGTTTTGTTATCGGCTCTTTCATGTGGTCCTCAGAATGCAGTTCAGGCGTTCAACTTTCTCCAAATTACAAATGACGTTTCGGGTATCGACGATGCCAACGCCAAAGCGAGCCCAATCGGGGGTGAGCGTGGATGCTTTTCGATTCTTGGTAAACTAAGTTGTGTTAGTTGGGCCACCATATATACTTCAATTGCTCAATACAACAAAGAACTTACAGGAAAAATTATGGATTCAGATAATACAGGAATAAACAACAATTCAAACACATCACctaatatattttccacattatcttcatcgtCAGTAACAGCTTCAAACGGAGTTACGAAAAATAGTACAAAAGCGTCCGTGCTATCTATTCCGGAGGGATCAATGGTTTTGAGACGTCGATTGGGTGAGGATTCTATCTTTTTCCTTGCAGGATTGTTTCAACTCCTTGAGAGTGTTGCAAAGAACAGCTCTCAGGCACGTTCCGGTCTTCTTTCTAGTGATGATTATCAGCTCTTAAAATTACTATCAagatttctttttgcttcaacACCCTTATGTGGGGCAGCCCTGTCTGTGATGGCTTCATTGGTTGGGCCATTATATACAGAAAGGCAGATGTTTTGGAAAATTCTTGATGAGTGGCTTTTTACTTATCAATTTTCCAATTCTCATGTGAGCAAAAGAGCTCAGGATGTTATCTTAGAGAAGCTAAGTAGTTATGAGGACATTCTTGGATTCGTTCGTCTTTTAAGAGCACTTTTGAAACCCAAACATGGTTCCTCATTTAAGGGTTTAGAACTACAATTTCCATCTGATCTTGGTTATCGTGTTCACAGGCCTGGTGTATCTTGCTATTTGGAGGTCACGGTCAATATTTTAAAGCAAACGGAAAAATCAACCCTTGgaattaacaaaaaagttgttgttgaacTTATTATTTTAGACTTATGGGTTGAATGCATCAGTCAAATCAGTCCTGATTTATCTAAGAGCTCAAATGCTGCTGGAATAACTGATATGGATAATTTGGTTGTTGGAAAAAGTATTGTTAACTATCTTCAAGAGCATCCAGGCTCTTTAATGCTATGTCTTGCATGTGATTCATCACTTTATGATGTGTTGTTCTCAATTTCACATGCAGGAATTGATGTTATCAATTTTCTACCTGATACAAGCCCTACAGTTTTGCTTACGAATCAGTGTATCAATTTAATGAGCATCCTCTTAGATAGGCAAACTTTCCTTGTGGACGAATTGTTACCGGTATTAAGATTATCAGGAAATAAGTATTTCGATGAGAGCCTTATATCGAGAGTTTCTTCATCTGATGGTCTTGCATCTTTGCACCAAGCTCTCATGTTAGATATTACCCTTGTGACGGACGTTTCTTTGTATATATCTTCCGGAAAGTCGGATTTAGCGCGAAATTGTTTGCAGCTTATTGCTCGTCTTTCAATTGATTCGGTTTTTGTCAACGAGACAAGTACAAGCCTCTTATGTTCCAACAGGTTGTTAACATTGTATGAGACGATTGATGATTCAAGAAGAATACGGTTAGGTTTTATACAGCAATTTGAATCTCATGGAAGTATTAACTCACGGGTGGATGCTGATTTGAAGCTTGAAATACTTGAATATTTGGTCTGTGATTTGATTAATCGGGGAGCCAATAAACCTTGTGTTTCGCACTTTCTTCTCGGATTTGATACTTCGAGGATGGTTCTTGGTTCTGTGTCTGATACAAATTTGGGAGATTCACAAGATACGGGTAGCATATTGTCACCACGTTCACTTTTGAAATCGATTGTACTTGCTTTAATTGAAACAGCTAAGCTGCTGTATTCAAACGAGGGTTCTTCGTTTTACTTCATCTCTGTTCGTTTTTGCAGTTTAGCTTCacatttactttttttgctttgtgaTAATCCGCTTATCGGGCCTTGCGTGTTGGATTGGCTACGACAGGTTGGTGGAATTGATAATTCttgtattctttctttacttACTTTTACAAGCAAGGTATACAAAGACCAACTTTGGGAGGGAAGATATTTCGatccaaatttttcaagtgAAAACGCATTTTTACAATCTGACAATGGTATTAGTCTGGCCACCCTTGCAGCATTTACCGAATACAGGTTTTATCTCATAAGATTACTTATTTTGGAGTTGCATTCGGTTTTTACAAGTGGCTCAGTTACCTGGCCGAAAAGGTATTTTGATGTTTTGATCAATCAGAGTTCTTCGATGGGCTCATCACGACTATTTGACATGTTGGATATACTTCAGTTTGAAGCACAAAATTCCGTGAAAACTCCTGATCCCTTGTTCGcaaaatttgattttgcgtatattttgaatagGATTCGCTGTGAgcattatatttttaatgTTCCTTTGGCTGGTCACTATGATTTGTCTATTGTGGATAATCTTGTTGACCTTTACTGCAAGGAGGCACATTCCATTGGAATCGTCCAGCAAGACGAGATGAAAGACGGTCTTGCTTTATTGTcgaatgaaaaagatgttTTGAAGTCTATTCTTTTGGCCACAGCAGCCTTTGATGATTACAAAGCACTTTCGGTGCGGCATATCCATTACTGGGCAATTTTGGCTCAGCTTGTTACAGAAAATGGTGAAACATTGCATGTCCCTCTTGTTTCGCGGCTTTTACAACTTTCAATTCCTTTAATTGATGATTACTTTAGTCGTGATCCTTCCTATAGTGAGGATCTTCTTTCAATGTGCTTATCGTTGTTGCATCACTTAGATCGTGTTAGCATTTCTAATGAGTTGATTTCAGCTTTAATTCCACTCGGATCCACGGCTATCACCGGTATTCGTCTTCCTGGACTTTCGGTGAGCTCTAAAGTTACATCTTATACGATTCTTACGTGGGTACTACATCAAATGTTAATTAAGgaatcaagaaaagaattaGGGCTGCTTCTGGTTGAAGTCAAGGCTTTGGGTTCAAGATTAATGAACTATATATTCAACGATGCTCTTTTGGCGGATTCGAGTGCCTGCATTTCAGCTATTGTTCTTCTAGACACATTAACACAAGCAacttcttatcttcaaagTGATTCCAAAGATTCGAATTTTGTTATTGATAGCCTCTGTACTTCTCCGACATTTTTGCCCactcttttgaaaaagctTGAAGTGTCACCATTTAGGGAGTCAACGGATTCTACCGAAAAGGTTGCACTCCTTCTCTTAATTCGTGTTGCCCAAACTCGGCGTGGAGCTCAGCAGCTAGTTCATCTCCagcttttttcaacattaaACTCATCACCTCTTTTAAATATAGATCCAGATACTGTTCTTGATCCGTCCACATGCGATTCAGctctttgttttttggTGCCTATATTTCGCTTAATTGATACAACCATAATAACTTTAGGCCCTCAAAATGACATTGCTCTGAAAAATGCTTCCAACTTGTTGTGCAGTCATACAGATTTAATTCGTCCTATTTTGAAGAGTCAAGTTGTTTGTCACAGTTCTTCAAGTATTGCTGTTACTAAGGAATTAGCATCTTTAATAGTTCTCCTTCATTCACTAGTTATATAATTATATGTATAGTTGATAATTAATGCTAAGTTTAAACGTGTTTGGTAATTTGTATGTTGTATTTATTAAGCGTAGTCTGCTCGCCCCTGCATCTGCCGGAGCTCGCGCTTTCCCATCCCAAATAATGTAGtgcgtttttttttttaatttatctTCGAACTATCTCCGGTCAGTTCATATATACTCATACGTGTTTGCCGATTTAATTATCATCGCATTAATCGCACGCATTGACATTATctttattaaatttttaaagTATACAGCATCTATGTATCATTCGAAATATTGGGTGCCTGTTTCTTTATCGACTGGTCACAGACCTATTTTTGAGAATCTGGAACACGATATTGTCGTTCAAGATGGAGTTGGACTCTATCAGGGTAGTGCCAAGTTGTTACAGTACCAAGATGGACGTGTATATCTTACTAATAAGCGTATTATTTACGTTCCGGAAGCAATGGTGTCAAATTCACATAAAATAGTAGCAATTGCACTAAGGCTTTCAGTAATACTGCGGTGTATCTTCCATCCTGGATTTCTCACTTCCAGTCCCAAGGTCGAGATTGTTTTGCGTTCAAGTGGCGTCATACATCCTTCAAATAAGTTTAGCGATCAATCAAAGATTTCTGATTCCAATGAAACGAAAAGTTTCACTGATAGCGCATTTAGCCATTTGAATCCTAATTTAGATTCAGAACTCGTGTGGATATGTCCGATTTGTTTTCTATCGAATACACTAAAACTTGATGGTGGTTccatttttaatattaaGCATCAAATAGGTGTACCGCCAAAATGTGGTGCTTGTGGTGTTACCACTACGTGGAATAATTTACAAAAAAGTACGATGCTCGCTGGTATTAAAAAGAGTCAAGCACATTCCAAATATACTTATGATTTACCTGAAGTTGATATTGTTAGTTTTAATAACTACCAGTGTCCACGTTGCACGTTTGTAAATCATCCATCAATGGTATGTTGCGAGATGTGTGGGACTGCTTTACcatctaaaaaaaagcacactCAAATATTGGGTCATTCCATGGAAAGTCATTTGAATCAATCTTCAAATGGGAAATATGGTGCCGACTTTCGTTTGGAAGCAGATAACTTGGTTGATGATAACGTAATAAAGCTAAGTTTTCGGTTGGGTGGCGAACATAATTTCTATAACAAGCTGTATCAGGCAATAAAAGATCTTGATTGGGAAAGTattcaaaggaaaaatggCGTTAATAGGGGAGTGGTGACATCATCCGTAAATAATGGAATTAACTTTTCTAAAGCTTTAGAAAATGTTGGTCCCAGCACAGGTATTCATGGCTTACAGTCATCatttataaaaaagaattatGAGACATCACTAATTCTCAATGACTCGTTGCAGGATCTTAAtaatctttttgaaaagggGGTGCAACTCATTAAGCTTGGGCAACGGTACCAGAAAGTTCTTCTTGGTGCCGAGGAAAAGTCAATCCAATCTATCAACAGTGATCTGGAAATACTTCAGACTTCTCATAGCACGGCAAAAACCTTAACATCCATGcttttaagaaaaaataaattcatgAGAGCGAAAGGTCAATACACGGGGATTTCAAGTTTGCAAAGTTTAAAAAGAGCGGTGGACGTCAAAAAAGGCACAAGTACCTATAAGGTTGTATATAACCTTTATCTGAAGGAGCTTTCAAGGCATATATGTGAATTTTTGATTGAAGAAGACATTCTAGAAAAGCGAAATGGTCTTATTACGTTATATGAACTCTACGCATTGTACAATGAAGCTTGTGGTTTTGATATTGCCACTCCTAAAGAAGTTCTGAAGGCGATTTTGTTGTTCTCaaaattcaatttcaattaTGTCATAACAGAAATACCGCTTacgaaaaaggaagaaagtaCTGCTTCTATGAACATTGAATGTACTCAAAAGGTGTATATAATTTCATATAAGAAGCTTGATTCATCGTCGGTGATCGGGAAAATTTTACAGATATTGTCCGATCATCCGGGACTATCTATTCTACAAATTCAGCAAGAGAGATGTCTTCAGATTagttttattattattgagAGCTTACTTAATGAGATGTTAAATGATGGGATATTAGTGATAGATAAAACATTACAAGGTGAATTTTTCTAtccaaataaaattttaagCCATGATGATTCTGATAGTGCCATTGCAAATCGGAACttcaaattgaaaatagGCAAtaagaagcaaaagaatgaaGGCACACCATCACCTATATTCAAAGCTGCATCTGATGACAAAAGTGATGGAAATCACAGAGATGATATTTTAAAAGAATTGGCTGGATTGAAGTTCTGAAATTCGTTATACCGGTAGATTAATTGGATTGATCCGCCAATTAGTAGTTAATTGCAAATTCATCAGAGTAGCAAATTATGTCCGTTAATTGAATGATCGGGGTGAAATTAAAGTAAGCAGCATAGTCCAATTCAAACGTACGGGATGCAACCGTAGCACGACttgattttattaattTCATAAACTTTATGTTTtattaattaaaaaattgatttCGTAATGTCACCATTCATAGCTGTTCCACAGAGGgtgaggaagatgaaagtGGCGTCTGCTTTGGATCATCTAGAGGCTTTTGAATCAAAGGTGATACTGAAGTATTTTTGAGCGATGGTGAAACAGTCGATGAAAGTGCGTGCCTCGCATTTGTATAAACGTTCTTGGCAGAGCGCTTAGGATCCAAATATACTGAACCTCGTAACTCCCCCTCTTCATTCTCGgtgtatatattttgttcATGATGAGTTTGTTCgtttaaattattttcattgtcCACCAGAAAGCTTGGATGCAACTTTTTCAGAGGTTCCAGCTTTCCCTCAAACACGCTTTCGGCAGAAAAGGTTGTCTCCATGGATGTTCTATTGTTATTGTTACGAACTTCATTTTGAATAACTCCGTTACCTTCAATCGTGTTTCTAGTCGCTTGATATATCTTTGGCCGTATTCTTGGCAGTCTTCTAATTTGATCCAACACAAATGTCTTCTCAGCCACAAATGtatcatcatattttgaaTTATCAGTATGAAAGTCCCCAAGAAATGACAAAAGGCGATCCCTGTTTTTGATAAGTATATCCCGTGTAGCCCTGTTCTTACGGGGATTGGCCACAAATACTTTGAAAACATCGAATGCCTCCAGTTGGATATTACGAGATTTATCGCCAAGTAATATCATTATCAGCTTCAAATTATGCGGTGAATTTACGTATGTCGTCATCAGATTATAATTGGTCTTTGTGAGTATAAGTTGACTTAAAAGTTTAATGGATTCTCTTTTGGTAACATAATTTGGATAAACTATAAGTTTATTAATCTCATTGATGAAGCGTTCCATGTTCACTTGTATAAAATCAGAAGCTGGCTTTCTGTGTGTTGTTAATATCATGGAAAGTGTCGAGAAGGCCTCCGTagatttttcaaaagaatcGGATCTACAGtatccaaaatatttccatATTTGTGGGCTGCTCAGACACAGACAACTAATTTGTTCATATCTTAAAGCTTCTCGAAGCATACTCCCCATATTCAAGCTGACCTCAGAAATATTGGGACCTTCCAATAGGAGTCCAATAATTTGCGGCCGACTAGTAAGGTAGTCAATGGTTGGACTGTGCTCACctattcttcttctaaGCAAACTGCTAAACAATGCAATCACATTCTTCCTAGCATCAAATTCAATATTCGATAGCTTGcttaaaagaagatataaTACGTCCGTAGAGTATACTTCCTGCGCAAGTTCTGAAATCTGATCTATAGTCGAATGCGATGAACTTGATACGATGATCTCTGGCCCTTTGATTTCCTTTAAATCAGGTGAAGATTCGATGATATTTCTAATATTATCCAAATACCGACTTACTTCCTCTCTCGCTTTTCTGCGGTCACCTGGTGAATCTAACTTCCCCAATTGCTCGCCTAATGCATGAACAAGTTCAGCAGGTGTTTTGGGGTTTCGCTTAAAAAGAAACGCCATGATTCagtttaaaataaaatcttATTCTATACTACTTCAACTGTATCACAAAGCTCTATCCCCCAGAAAAATTGACAATATCCGAATAATTGCAATTCAGTTTCTTCTCTCTTACTTTTGTCGATGCAATCTCATGCTTTTGTCTATCACAAcatcacaaaaaataaaaaagataatgcAATCCggtaattaaaaaaaataacttCCGAAACCGAGAATCGAACTCGGATCTGGACGGTGAGAGCGACCTGTGATAGCCATTACACTATTTCGGATTTCATATCTCTTGTAAATGGTCGGACTGAatgtaacaaaatattattttttataacctgaagtataaggattctttagatgattcccaaatccgtctaaagatatataatagattattatgtcggacatatgagaatattacctagtattaggtaatctattattatatgtcattagatttatttgttttgagatctgaacttattctaaaataacgaagatttagaataatatctaatagagacaatcctggataaaatgcactaactgtgtatgttagggaatcagcagaaaaataattatgcgcgatcataattctgtttctgagaattaaatctttttttttattatgtatgattacctcactttattttcctttttatttttactttactttacctctttttatataacttgtttcttctacgaagggacgagacccgatagcctattttgcaatacaactagttcgactccactttgatggtaacagagtaaaggaagtaaattcattttcttctatggtgatacatacacaattgttagaatgttaaaggcattaacattatcacacagaccacttggtacatttatatccacccacttaggtaaccgaccttacaattgtctgaatctccccgactgctaggttcttattagttctattaaagaag includes the following:
- a CDS encoding uncharacterized protein (BUSCO:EOG092604ML), with the protein product MRLHFSTTPFQSLYAAIQNENYDAQITYMNLLKDDLLNVLVHPEKNPTSRKSVESGKAVFTDGSQFELNDQFKATALKLSDRLNLDELIAAETLFYASKDESGRLGMQFLDLGLAAYHTRRLYILQIVSYYVCRGIIVCDNGELECTISKSLDDASSHFRKIISVQSPKLLDSFIQIENELRATSQFVERSKLLGTYYLGGPIAHGVEYCRGSLYRQYQLLGEIYWGITGIQDCKSDNGHDGQSFNSSSFVCFSKFFNHLLSMKIEDIFSLCILPGVLRHITCLENWQDADIATFHAIVIKDTLDTTKLASSPLKAFIFTHFLSHFIPWCKKSSSRSKKYPFEKSVAIPLRNCISIGGALEYIMNVCAETRVRDPSFRLFYDFRALLQRHVPRLVPLLLEDEQDPSSSTGNGKGNSSNSVLSNFANTTATGNMNITTEPFNTQGHSIREKELFFLYRKNHLSLRTSEFLAPVFAEFALSFIENSAFILTEMRDMEEDLLLSSDHPDLDSMADSADLERFYMTVYYIFNGRPELGSVFWQHASDGNISSAYGFLQWGSHCNSPLIVSVFCVLLSALSCGPQNAVQAFNFLQITNDVSGIDDANAKASPIGGERGCFSILGKLSCVSWATIYTSIAQYNKELTGKIMDSDNTGINNNSNTSPNIFSTLSSSSVTASNGVTKNSTKASVLSIPEGSMVLRRRLGEDSIFFLAGLFQLLESVAKNSSQARSGLLSSDDYQLLKLLSRFLFASTPLCGAALSVMASLVGPLYTERQMFWKILDEWLFTYQFSNSHVSKRAQDVILEKLSSYEDILGFVRLLRALLKPKHGSSFKGLELQFPSDLGYRVHRPGVSCYLEVTVNILKQTEKSTLGINKKVVVELIILDLWVECISQISPDLSKSSNAAGITDMDNLVVGKSIVNYLQEHPGSLMLCLACDSSLYDVLFSISHAGIDVINFLPDTSPTVLLTNQCINLMSILLDRQTFLVDELLPVLRLSGNKYFDESLISRVSSSDGLASLHQALMLDITLVTDVSLYISSGKSDLARNCLQLIARLSIDSVFVNETSTSLLCSNRLLTLYETIDDSRRIRLGFIQQFESHGSINSRVDADLKLEILEYLVCDLINRGANKPCVSHFLLGFDTSRMVLGSVSDTNLGDSQDTGSILSPRSLLKSIVLALIETAKLLYSNEGSSFYFISVRFCSLASHLLFLLCDNPLIGPCVLDWLRQVGGIDNSCILSLLTFTSKVYKDQLWEGRYFDPNFSSENAFLQSDNGISLATLAAFTEYRFYLIRLLILELHSVFTSGSVTWPKRYFDVLINQSSSMGSSRLFDMLDILQFEAQNSVKTPDPLFAKFDFAYILNRIRCEHYIFNVPLAGHYDLSIVDNLVDLYCKEAHSIGIVQQDEMKDGLALLSNEKDVLKSILLATAAFDDYKALSVRHIHYWAILAQLVTENGETLHVPLVSRLLQLSIPLIDDYFSRDPSYSEDLLSMCLSLLHHLDRVSISNELISALIPLGSTAITGIRLPGLSVSSKVTSYTILTWVLHQMLIKESRKELGLLLVEVKALGSRLMNYIFNDALLADSSACISAIVLLDTLTQATSYLQSDSKDSNFVIDSLCTSPTFLPTLLKKLEVSPFRESTDSTEKVALLLLIRVAQTRRGAQQLVHLQLFSTLNSSPLLNIDPDTVLDPSTCDSALCFLVPIFRLIDTTIITLGPQNDIALKNASNLLCSHTDLIRPILKSQVVCHSSSSIAVTKELASLIYTASMYHSKYWVPVSLSTGHRPIFENLEHDIVVQDGVGLYQGSAKLLQYQDGRVYLTNKRIIYVPEAMVSNSHKIVAIALRLSVILRCIFHPGFLTSSPKVEIVLRSSGVIHPSNKFSDQSKISDSNETKSFTDSAFSHLNPNLDSELVWICPICFLSNTLKLDGGSIFNIKHQIGVPPKCGACGVTTTWNNLQKSTMLAGIKKSQAHSKYTYDLPEVDIVSFNNYQCPRCTFVNHPSMVCCEMCGTALPSKKKHTQILGHSMESHLNQSSNGKYGADFRLEADNLVDDNVIKLSFRLGGEHNFYNKLYQAIKDLDWESIQRKNGVNRGVVTSSVNNGINFSKALENVGPSTGIHGLQSSFIKKNYETSLILNDSLQDLNNLFEKGVQLIKLGQRYQKVLLGAEEKSIQSINSDLEILQTSHSTAKTLTSMLLRKNKFMRAKGQYTGISSLQSLKRAVDVKKGTSTYKVVYNLYLKELSRHICEFLIEEDILEKRNGLITLYELYALYNEACGFDIATPKEVLKAILLFSKFNFNYVITEIPLTKKEESTASMNIECTQKVYIISYKKLDSSSVIGKILQILSDHPGLSILQIQQERCLQISFIIIESLLNEMLNDGILVIDKTLQGEFFYPNKILSHDDSDSAIANRNFKLKIGNKKQKNEGTPSPIFKAASDDKSDGNHRDDILKELAGLKF